From the genome of Halodesulfovibrio sp., one region includes:
- the prfB gene encoding peptide chain release factor 2 (programmed frameshift) gives MLQLADLRTKSIALTEQFNSLWRRLDLKGNKDRLDEIEKQLASPGAWDNPDKLTPVLQEKSQLEGQIDRLQTLMQANDDLAEWLALAEEDQSTEVLETLSAQTLLLEELLEQTELNLLLSAPEDRNNAILEIHPGAGGTEAQDWAKMLLRMYVRWADRHKFKVEYLDLLDGDEAGIKSVTLRIKGENAYGFLKGEKGIHRLIRISPFDSSGRRHTSFASIDIIPDAGKDITVDIQEGDLRIDVFRSSGPGGQSVNTTSSAVRITHIPTGVTAQCQNEKSQHANKDTALQILKSRLYEIELRKVQDERQAAYAGKMDISFGSQIRTYTLQPYRLVKDHRTNSEIGDVDSVLDGKLDQFLRDFLLYLHAEKTT, from the exons ATGCTTCAACTAGCAGATTTACGAACTAAGAGTATTGCTCTTACCGAACAGTTCAACTCCTTATGGAGGAGGCTT GACCTAAAAGGCAATAAAGACCGCCTTGATGAAATCGAAAAACAGCTTGCAAGCCCCGGTGCATGGGATAACCCAGATAAGTTGACGCCTGTATTACAGGAGAAAAGCCAGCTCGAAGGGCAAATTGATCGCTTACAGACTCTTATGCAGGCTAATGACGATTTAGCAGAATGGCTGGCTCTCGCTGAAGAAGATCAAAGCACAGAAGTACTGGAAACCCTGAGCGCACAAACTTTGCTTTTAGAAGAACTGCTGGAGCAGACAGAGCTTAATCTGTTGCTAAGCGCACCGGAAGACCGGAATAACGCTATTCTGGAAATTCACCCCGGCGCTGGCGGCACTGAAGCTCAGGACTGGGCTAAAATGCTTCTTCGCATGTATGTTCGTTGGGCAGACAGACATAAATTTAAGGTCGAGTATCTCGACTTACTCGATGGTGACGAAGCAGGCATTAAAAGCGTCACATTGCGTATTAAGGGTGAAAATGCTTATGGATTCCTTAAAGGGGAAAAGGGCATCCACAGGCTTATACGCATTTCACCGTTCGATTCCTCAGGACGAAGACACACTTCGTTCGCTTCAATTGATATTATTCCCGATGCCGGTAAAGACATTACTGTAGATATTCAGGAAGGAGACCTGCGGATTGATGTTTTCCGTTCCAGCGGGCCGGGCGGGCAAAGTGTTAACACAACAAGTTCAGCAGTACGCATTACACACATTCCAACCGGTGTAACCGCGCAGTGTCAAAACGAAAAATCACAGCACGCAAACAAAGATACTGCGTTACAGATTCTTAAATCCAGACTGTATGAAATTGAACTACGTAAAGTGCAGGACGAACGTCAGGCAGCGTACGCAGGAAAAATGGATATTAGTTTTGGTAGTCAGATACGTACCTATACGCTTCAGCCATATCGTCTTGTGAAAGATCACAGGACAAACTCGGAGATCGGGGATGTTGATTCGGTTTTAGATGGAAAACTGGATCAATTCCTGCGTGATTTCCTGCTTTATCTACATGCAGAAAAGACTACATAA
- a CDS encoding GGDEF domain-containing protein has protein sequence MQKRLHNLRSESLENLATELDTLRRLIADSAPFPNGEQQLALTRIVSGLTVDGWNELSEAYGFSDWLALTLDSSSSFELAHLQRVLDELTHRSERDPLTGLYNKQAFESKLSMELQRVERSNGQLSLAIIDLDNFKNINDTYGHNCGDEVIKTLADLLDASTRSYDHAARIGGEEFALLLPGAGPIRAKAMLDRLCRMFADTCIKCNNVTIQCSFSAGVASLKGRSKASGKDLFEVADKALYQAKNAGKNQVHVTRQLIEFEYDRSTMVHSNEKQFLFSGSK, from the coding sequence ATGCAGAAAAGACTACATAATTTACGCTCGGAAAGCCTTGAAAATTTGGCAACCGAACTGGACACGCTGCGTCGGCTGATTGCCGATTCTGCCCCGTTTCCAAACGGCGAACAGCAGCTTGCGCTCACTAGAATTGTCTCCGGTTTGACAGTTGACGGGTGGAACGAACTATCAGAAGCCTACGGATTTTCCGACTGGCTCGCGCTTACTCTGGACAGTTCCTCCTCTTTTGAACTCGCACATCTCCAGCGTGTACTTGATGAACTTACACACAGGTCAGAACGCGACCCGTTAACTGGACTGTACAATAAACAGGCATTTGAGAGTAAACTCTCAATGGAGCTGCAACGAGTTGAACGCAGTAACGGTCAATTAAGCTTAGCTATAATTGATCTTGATAACTTTAAAAACATAAATGACACATACGGTCATAATTGTGGCGACGAGGTCATCAAAACACTTGCTGACCTACTCGATGCTTCCACACGCTCATATGACCATGCGGCACGCATTGGTGGCGAAGAATTTGCACTACTATTACCCGGTGCAGGTCCTATCAGAGCAAAAGCTATGTTAGACAGACTATGCAGAATGTTTGCTGACACATGCATCAAATGCAACAATGTCACAATACAATGCTCTTTTTCAGCTGGTGTAGCGTCCTTGAAAGGACGCAGTAAGGCTAGCGGGAAGGACCTGTTCGAAGTAGCAGACAAAGCACTCTATCAGGCAAAAAATGCCGGTAAGAATCAAGTGCATGTCACAAGACAGCTCATCGAATTTGAATATGATCGCTCTACCATGGTGCATTCAAAC